Part of the Sporomusa termitida genome, AATTTGCGATTGTCCGCAGTTCGTATGGCCTGCAATCACAAAATTTGATGTTTGTCCAAAACGTGGCCGGAGCAAAAGCCGCAGGACTTAGGGTGGGCGCTTACCATTACTCTTACGCGCTGACTGTATCTGATGCAATTCAGGAAGCTATTCATTGCCAGGAAACGATTGCCGATGCTGGGGTACTGCTAGAAATGCCGGTATTCTTCGACATGGAAGACGCGGACGGATACAAAGCGCGTAAGGGGTTTGTCTTTGACCGGGCCGTGATAACAGAGATGTGCCGGGCGTTCATTTGCAATATCGGCCTTGATTGCGGGGTTTACGCCTCCTATTGGTGGCTTGAGAATTACATTGACTGGCGTAGTATCGGTTGCGCGGTGTGGAATGCTCAGTGGGGTAAAAATGACGATATTAAGGGGTATATGTGGCAGTACACGGACCGCTTGGAGATCGGCGGCAAGTATTTTGACGGTAATATCAAATATGAGTAGTAAGAAAAAGCGCCGTCCAGCAATGGGCGGCGTTTTAATGGGAGAGGAGACAATACATGTTTATTTTAACCAGGATAAAGGAGATGATTCTCAATGCTAAAAAGACTATTATTATCGGTGCTGTTGGCCTGTTTGCTGGTTTTGGTATCGGCTGGTACCTGTTCGGCTCAGTACATCATGACCGATCAGGAGCTGACCAGGTTAGAACAGATATTTCAGCAGCTGGACGAGAACAACAGGCAGCTGTTGACCGAGTTGGACGAGTCGAAAACGGACTTGCAGACAGCGCGGCTGAAGCTGGCAGGGTATCAGAGGGACTTGGCGGCGTTGCAGAATCAGTTGCTGGTGCTGAAAGCCGAATCGACAGCAGCCAGGGAAAGCTTGCTGTCAGCGCAGGACTTATTGCAGAAGGCCAACGAATCCTTGCAGACATACGAGCACGAGGTCCGGTCGGAGATTAGGGGGCTGAAGCTGCAGCGTGGAGTGTTGGTGCTGGGGTTAGGGTATCTGGCGTTTAGGTAGGATGGGGGCATGGACTTCGGTCCGGGGCTTTTTTTTATAGAAAATGGGTATTTTGACTATATAACTAAAAATAGATTAAAATAACCTAAAATAGCTAAAACAGAATAAAACTGGATTAAAGTGGATAAAACTAGCTAAAAACAGAAGAATACCATCCTTGTCAAATATTCAGCTAATAGTTTATTATAATAATAACAGAACCCACCACGCCTCTCCTTGTGCTTTACAAGTGATGCGGACCAGGGTGGGGCTTTTATTTATCAGGGGTGATGGCTTTTATGAACCCGCTAAAGCCTCCTTGTACATTTAAAGAACAAATCGAAATACTAAAAAGCAGAAATCTTATTATTATTGATGAAAACTATGCTGAAATGATTTTATCTCGTGTAAACTATTATAGGCTGAGTGCTTATGGTTTGGGATTACATGAGAATAATCAGTATAAGGAAAACATAACTTTTGAAATTATTTACCGTTTATATGAATTTGATGTGAGATTTAGGTATCTGTTCCTTGAAGTAATAGAAATCATTGAGGTAATGTTTAGAACTAAAATAGCATATCAAATGGCAAATAAATATGGTAGTGAATGTTACTTGAATGATAGTTTATTTCAGGTGAAAAAGTATCATGACAAATTTATTGAAGAATTCGCTCTAGAGAAATATCATCAAAGAAATGCCGCGTTCGTTAAACATCATGAAGATAAATATGGTGGGAAAATGCCCATTTGGGTAGCGGTTGAATTATTTTCTTTTGGAATGCTATCTCGTTTTTATGGGAACATGAAAGTCGATGATCAATGGAAAGTAGCTGAGCACTTTAAGACTTCACCAGTGTTTATTCGAAGTTGGTTAAAGTGTTTAGTTGAAGTTAGAAATATATGTGCGCACTATGGACGAATTTATAATAGGATTCTCAGTAGTGAACCAAGGCTATATAATGAACATAAATATATTAAAAAAGATCGTGCATTTGCAGTGATAATTGTAATAAAACGGTTGCTTAATGATGACTCTTTTAGGAAATCATTTGTTTTAAACCTTAATACTTTAATCGAAGAGTTCGAAGATACAATAGACCTTTCTTATATTGGATTTCCGACTGAATGGGGAAAAATGTTGGGTGAATATATTGAATCAAAATAAAAATCCGCATCCTTAGTACGGCTTTCCGCTTACTAATTCTACGAAAAAAGTGTCACTTTACTTTCAAAGCCCATCTCTCAGCCAAGGCCGGGATGCGGCTTTTTCTATTTATTCCCACTTTACAACCCAGAACATTTGTTCTAAAATTACTACAAACAAATGTTCTAGGAGTGTGAAGCACATGGAAATTAACAAACATAAAATATTCGTCAAAATAACCGCCGAACACGACGAAAACGGAATTGTCAGGCCTACAATCTTACATTGGAAAGATGGTCGGAATTTTATCATCGATAAAGTCTACGACGTGCGCCGGGCTGCAGCTCTCAAGGCTGGCGGGACAGGGTGGAGGTATAATTGTCTGATTTCCGGCAAGCAAGTGTATTTGTTTGACGAAGATGGGCGTTGGTTTGTGGAAGGAAAATAGAAATGCCCCTGGCACACGCCGGGGGCTTTTTAATCGTTCATATATGAGGCGGCTAGTCCGCCTCTTTTGTGTTGTCATCAGTTTCTGCCAAGATTTCAATAGCTTTTCGTTTTTTGGGGGGAAGTTTTTTTAGTTTTCTAATTAATTCAATGTCTTCTGGAGATATATCCGCAGGGAGTAATTCTCTAGAAGAAGTAGCGGCAGCGACTATCGGGGATAGATTTGAATGAACTACTAATTCATTCTCATTTAGAATTTCGATGTCTGATATTAGGGACTTAATTATTTCGATCTGATGCGGTGAAACCTTACCATTGGTTAGTGCGAGTGTTTCAAAGATTTTTTGATAGAATTCGGTTGTTGAAAACTCCTCTGTCTCTTGGAGATGAGGAAGAGCTATTTCAGCTAAGGTTTTAATCAATGCTATGTATTGTTCATGAGTAAGTGTTTCGATTTTTCGCTCCAATGGTAGATGCCCTGCAGCTTGCATTAACTCTTTATATGTGATATTTAGTGATGGAGCTAATTTCTGAAGAATGGTAGGAGTGGGTATTCTTTTGCCGTTCTCGATTTGAGATATGTATGCATTAGAGACACCAGATTGTTTTTCAAGTTGCCTAGTAGTGAGTTTTTGCTCATTACGTAAATCCTTAATGTATTTTCCAAATTCTTCTGCTTTCAATTAAAATCACCTAATTTATTTTTTATTAAACTTGTCCAATGAATGATTGCAAAAGTGAACATTTTATGATAATCTGATTATGAAAGTTATCAAATTGCGGGAGGTGATAAAATGATGCCTAAGATAAGACTTAAAAATCCTCAATCATTTAAAGTGAAAATCCTAAAGCACGGGTACACACAAAGGGCACTTGCAATAAAAGCAGGCACTTCTATTGCTTCTTTAAATGCTCTCATCAACGGAAAGCGTGGGATTGGTGCAGGTATTGCTAAAAAAATATCGATTGCTCTGGAATGTGATTTTGATGACATTTTCCTTGTTTGTGGTGATTGTGAAAGTAATCAAGTTGTTGAACGAGGATAGGTGAAATATGAATAGCCCAGTACCATTAGACCAGTTAGTTTTAGAAATCCGGTTTTACAGCCAACAGACGGCCTTAAATATGATTGAGGTTGGCAAGCGGTTGTTGCGAGCTAAAGAGCAAGTTCCTCATGGTGAATGGGGAAGGTGGTTATCTGAAAAAGTCGACTATACCGAACGTAGTGCTCAACGTTTTATGAAAGTTGCTGAAACTTTTGCAAATACGACACACATGTCGGATTTGAGGCCAGCCCAAGTTTATGCACTGCTAGATGCTCCCGAGCCAATTCGCCAAGAAATTTTGGGAAACCATAACCCCAAAGAACTTACGGGCAAGCAAATTAAAGAATTAAGTCGGCGGTTACTACAATCCGAGACTGAAATAGAAATTGAACGTAAAGCCCGTGAATATGCGGAAGAAGAGAATAGCAGGCTCAAACAAGAGAACCAACGACTTGCCAGTAGACCGGCGCAGGTGATTGAGAAGGAAGTTGTGCCGCCTGATTATGCAACATTGAAATCGAATAACAGGCAGTACGAAGAAACTGTAAAAAGAATTATTGCCGAAAAGGAAAAATTATCTAAGGACCTTGAAGTGGAAAGAGATGCAGCAAGATTATCCCAAAAAGCGAGCCAGGATAACTATGACCAGCGTAAAGAGTTTGAGGCGAGGGCAGATATGATATCTGGGAGGATAGCTCTTTTCATTCGCGATATGGCGGCATTTGGGTACATGGGAGCGGACTATTTTAGGTGTTCTGATTATAGTCGAAAAAAATATGAAAAGGCTATTGAGCGCCTTGAAAAGTTAACGCGTGACCTGCGGGAGCAAATGCATGTCCTATCTATAGAAGGGGACACCAAAATAATTAATGCGGAGGTAATTGAAAATGACTAACGGGAAATATTTAATGATTGCCGAGAATCTTCTTTCTGAGGTAAAGGAAATGAAGGTAGACCAGGAGGTTTTTAAAGCAGAAGTAAACGATAAACTAGATGATTTTAAGGCGACCCTTGATTCGCAAGTATATTTAAATTCTTCTCAAGAAGCGGCCCTCAACAAAGCAGTCAAGAGAAGGATCAGGGAGTTACTTCCCGATGAAGCAGATTATAAAATCCAAAGCAAGAAAATGTTTCAAGCGTTATGGGGCAACCTTAAGGAAGTTTATCAAGTGGCAAAGTACCGTGAAATTCCTCGAATACATTATGAGTCCGCTATGCAGTATGTAGAAAAATGGCAACCAATCAGGTTGGCCAAGCCGGCATAAAATGATTAACAACAACTTTTCAGCCATACTAGGCAAGCGACTGTTGAAAATCACCAAGATAGCGAACGATACAGGAGTTTCGCGTACAACATTGACAAATCTCTATTACAAAAAAAGTACGGGTATCTCATTTGATGTTCTCGAAAAATTATGTGCGTATTTAAACTGCGATGTGGGAGACCTATTTGAACATGAAGCCGATGATAAAACAAAAGACTAAACCGCTCCGTCCTGGCAGATAGCGCGATTTAGTCCACCACCATCCCGAAGGGACAGTCTTATACATAGTATATCATAATTTATTCGTTTTATTCGCATATAGTGAATAAAATTAGAATAATTTTTTCAAGACTGTCCTCCAAGGGTGGGGTGATTAGTATAACTTAGGGTTATCAGTTCGGCCTAATAAATAATCAATAGATACGTCGAAGTAATCTGCAATAGCAGTAAGAAGTGAAACATTGGGCGTAGACATCGAATCATGGAGGGATGAGAGCAAACAAATAGACTTGGAATAATACTTGCCGCCAGATAATCTCTGGCGGCTATTAAATAATTAAGGAGTGATTTAATATGGCAACATGGACTAAAAACTTTAATTTCCGGGGCGAATGGAATGGCACAGCCACTTATACCGTGAACGATATCGTGTTGTATGAGAATGCCTTGTACATTTGTCGGTCGCAGAATGTTAATATGGTGCCGACTACCGAGCCGACGTGGCAGTTGTTTCTTGAAGGTGGCAGTAGCAACAATGCTATTGTGAATGAGGAAACGGGGGACATAGCTATCGGGAAAGACACCGAGATTCCTACCGGCAAAAATACGATTGCAATTGGTACAGGTGCTTTCGCGAAAGCTGATACAAGCGGTGTAGAAAATATAAGTATTGGTATGGGAACAATGGGTCGTTATTACCTTGTTGACGGAGAGCAAATAACAACTTGTAATAACTCTGGAACGGGTAGCTACTATATACTTGGGAAGGCAAGAGCCCCTTTTATTAGAATATTTAAACGGTATTGGGATACTCTAGATAATTTTTATTATAAATTACTCCCCGAACAAGTTTTGAATATAACGCTTAACTTTGAGGAGGGTGGTGGTATAGGAAATATAGCACTTAGCTCTGATGATAATTATTTGGCTATTAGCTATAACAGTGCGCCATATTTTTCCTTATATAAACGAGAAGGAGATATTTTTTCTCTTTTAACAAGTCCCGTCAATATGCCAGATGCAATGCCATATAAGTTATTGTTTTCGCCTAATGCTAACTATTTAGTTGCAGTAACCTATCCGGGTATATTTATGATTTACAAACGAGAAGGAGATACTTTTACTAAAATTAATAACCCCCCTAATCCGCCTACGGGCATCAAGACTATAGCATTTTCCTCTAATGGAGTATACTTTGCTCTTGGGGGAAGTAACGCCCCATATCTTTTTTTGTATAAGCGTGATGGAGATACTTTTACCTTTCTTAATACAATAACTGAAGTGCCAATTGGCGTTGTCAATCACATTTCGTTCTCTCCCGATGACGATGAGAAATATTTAGCTGTTTCACTAGAAAATTCTCCATATATTATAGTATATGAGAGATATGTAGATAGTTTTTCTAAATTATCAGATCCAGTTGATTTACCTACTTCAGCCTGTGATAATTTGAGTTTTTATAAGGGTGTAGGAGAATCATTAAAGATAGCTATGTGCTTCGGTTGGGAAAAGCGGCTTGTTGTATATCAGATCAGCGATAACACGCTAAACAGAATAATTGATCAAACAGATGACACTTATCTTGCGGTTGCACCGGCTGCTATTTTTCCGATAATCATTGGCGGTCATCCGGTTTTAATACTTGGTAACGGTAATAATGATGAAATAAGCATGTGGGCTCTTAGCGAAACCGCTGCTAAGCGTATGTCTGGTAAATTTATAATAGATACAGATAATATGACTGGACATGGCAATGTTGTGGTTGGCTCAAAAGCAGGAACTCAATTAACATCCGCAAATAGAAATATTGTGCTTGGTTACCAATCGGGAAATGGCATATCTACTGGTTCTGATAATATTCTTTTAGGACAATGGGCATTGTCACACGGTGACGGCTATTCCAATATTGGTATAGGTTATTATGCGCTTAACGGGTTTGTAGCAGACACAATCGGTGGCAGCAATATTGGTATTGGTTACTACTCCATGGGGGGAGGCATACAAGGATCAAATAATATTGGTATAGGTTATGCTGCTTTGTGTGGGTGGAATGGGAATAATACAGGATATGATAACATCGCTATGGGATACTACGCACTAGGCTATGGCACATCGGGGAGTCAAAATATTGGCATAGGCTATTATGCTTTGTGTGGGTGGAATGGGAATAATACGGGATATAGTAACATCGCCATGGGATACTACGCACTAGGCTATGGCACATCGGGGAGTCAAAATATTGGCATAGGTTATTATGCTTTGTGTGGCTACAATTATGACAATATGGGTGATAGCAATATTGCATTAGGGTATTTTTCTATGAGTAGCGGTGTTGATAATTCAAGCTATAATATTGGTATAGGTGATAACGCAATTGCCAATGGATTAAGTAATGCAAATGGTAATATAGCTATTGGACAAGCCGCTTTGCAAGGTAAAAGGGTTAATGGAAACGAAACTCCTATTTCTGGTTCTAATAATATAGCAATTGGGAGAAACTCTTTGCGAGAGCTGGCTACTTATTCCAACTGCACCGGTCTAGGCGCCAACTCCGCAGTAACCAGTGACAACCAAGTCCAACTAGGCGACTCCGCCACAACCGTATATGCCTATGGCGCCCTGCAAGATCGGTCAGATGAGCGCGATAAGGCCGATATTCGGGATACCGAGCTTGGCCTAGATTTCATCTTGAAACTCCGTCCGGTTGACTTCAAATGGGACTATCGGGAAGATTACCCGGAAGGCGAAGAAAAAGACGGCAGTAAAAAGCGCAGTCGGTATCATCATGGTCTAGTCGCGCAGGACGTGCAACAGGTCATAGCCGACACCGGCAAGGACTTTGGTGGCTTCCAGGACCATAGCGTAAACGGCGGCAAGGATGTATTGAGCATTGGCTATACGGAGCTTATTGCGCCGCTGATTAAGGCTGTGCAGGAGCAGAATGAGCTTATTTTAAGGCAGCAGCAGGAGATTATTGAGTTGCAGAATCTGGTTGCTTCTTTGGTCAAGTAGTAATGCAAAATCCCCGGCAAAAATTCGATGCCGGGGATTGGCTTATTTGTTTGGCCAACCGTAATATTCCCCAAGAGAGGTTTGTTTACTATAATTAATTACTCCACGAAAGAACAGAAAAATCTGAGCCGGGACCAGAACCGGGGCTTAAATTTAATGCAGGCGCTATTAAATCACTATGCAGTATTTTAACTCCTGATATAAATATGGTGTTATTAGAATATAATCCAGCGACGGTAACACCGGCATTGTTGGCATTTATATAATTACCCGCAATCATAAGAGTCGTTGGAGCTGTACCGCCAGATAGGCTTATGTTATTTGTTGCTGATACCATCCCAACTCCTTTTCCACTTATAACAGAATTTGAATTATTAAGTGTAAAATCTCTTGTGTATATTTTTGTAACCGCATCAGATAAATCTTTATTAATGGATCCCCCGTTTAATGTCACGTTAGTAGTTGCCACTACGGTGAGTTCTTTACCATTAACGTATGTATCACTATTTACGGTTAGACTTCCAGAAGTATACAGATTAACAGTGCCATTATTTCCGGTTTCAATATACCCCCCAGTAATAGGTATTCCTGCAACTGCATAGATGGTTACAGAATTGCCTTTAATGTAAGAGGCGGCTGAATTGAGTTCCATGCGGCTAGAAGTGTATAGGTTTATAGTTCCATTTGGAGAATTAATAGAGCCTCCTGTGAAGGAAAATCCATTTTTAGCGTATATAGTTACATTCCCACCTGTAATTCTAGAACCTGCTTCCATAGTAAATGTTCCATTAACGTATATTGTTACAGAATTTCCCGGTGGTATTGTATAATTCTTATTCACGACGTAACTTCCATCACAATAATAGGTAGACTGTGACAATGTATTTCCACTAATGGTTTTTAGATTAGTTCCTCCTGGTATGGGCAAAGTCGGAAAATTTGCCATCGGATTACTGGGCATTAATGATGCTGGGTCAGGAATATCTATGGTGCCTTGATTACTAAGTTTTTTAGGAGCACCTGCGGTTATTTGCGAAATGTTAGTACTATTAACAGTATTATTTCCTGCTGTAACAGTAGGGGCATAAGCATATCCCGATATTGTGCCGGTTGACGACCAATTCAAATTAATAATTGTGTTTGAAGCGATATCGCCGATTATTTGGGTTGAAGTGCTGTTAATATCTAACGTCCCATTTGAAAAAGCACTATAATTATATATACCACTTCCTCCTTGCGATCCCGTCTTTACATTCACTGTCACAGTCTTTTGTGAGTCGCCTACATACCCTTCTGAGGTAATTGTATAAGTATTTCCTGGCTCTGGGGCAGAAAAGGGGTCAATTGGTGGGTTTATCTTGACTATATAGTATTTATCCTCCGAGCCATCAAAACTATTATGGCTATCATTGTTAATCCAACCCCAATCCGTCCTCCCATTAGCAATCGCCACAATGGCCCGCTTGGCTCCAGCCTCAGCCACGAACTGAGCTTCAACCAGATTTTTATTTACCGATGTCAATTTAAGCTGAGTTGTAACCATGGGAGTAAGACCGGCTACAATAATGCCGGCAAACGCCATGATGAAAAGAGCTAACATAGTTGACAAACCGCTTTGATTTCTTAAATGTCTCATCTGGTCACCTCACATATTGGGAAGCGATATGGTGAATTCATTAAACGTAATTATTGGACTGTTACTAAATGCCCTGTCAATTACTTCTATAGAAACGGTTAATGTTTTATTAGCAACTGATTCAAATGTTATATTTTTTATTACAGCAGAAGTCAAATTTTTAGTTGTTGTATTGCCGTCGGTGTCTATTCTCTCTACCATGAGAGCATTAGCATTATCGCCAGTACCAATAAAGATTCGGCAATTTCTGTTATCTACAGTAAATTCAATTTCCGTTGAACTTACTCGCGTAACATTTGTAGCATATCTGATTTCATTTGACAGAGCGTTAAAAATTTCGCGTTCGCTGGAGATGTTCCGCTGTTGTGCCATGTTGATTTGAAAGGTTTTAATAGTGGTTGTTAAGGTCCCAAAGATAGGCGCTAAGATTATTAGCATGATGGCCATGCCAACCAGGAGCTCAACTAGAGTAAATCCACGATCATTCAGTTTTAACATAGTAGTATCCTATCAATCTAACATTATTAGGCTCATTGCCAGTTTCTAAATAAGGCCATGAAACCGTAATTTGATAGGTGCTAAGGTTATATTGGCCGGCTGGATTTGTATAGTACCCATCTAACGTGGAAAGAGTAATAGGTTCAGTTGTAACCCTATATTGCATCCCTGATTGAGTAACAACTTCTTGAGCGGGAGGATTGATTGCTGCTGAACCGTCAAGCAAATTCAATTGGTCAAGTCTTTGTTGAGCAATATAAGTGGCTGCTGTGTGACCAGACGCGGCTACCGTAGATTTAGATATGTACATACAAGTTCCAAGTATGGCCGTTAATGCAACAACCGTTATGAGGACTCCAAGCATGGAATCAACCAATATCCAGCCGGCTTGCGACTTCATTTTAGTAGTGAGTTTTATACGGGCACGTTTAACAAGTTCTAAAACTAATAATAGATCCCAAAGTAATGAAACCACAAACAAGACAGTAATAGTAGTAATCGCTAATGCTTCAGCGAAATCTTGAACACCGTAGCTATATGCAGGAATAAGAATTAGTGCTAAAAGTACAGCTGCGACAAAAATAAAGTAAATTGCTTTGAGTAAGATTATTGAGGTTTTCTCATTTTGGTATGCTTGTTCAAGATCATCCAAATACTTCATGTAAATACCTCCCTAATATTACATATATTTCTTAATAAGTTCGATATAAGGGAAAATATACCTTTTAAAAAATAATTTTATTAGAATTGTATTTATATTTTGAGATACACTCCGAGGCATCTTGGCAAAGAGAGCTATTGAATAAAATACAGATAACTATAAAGTGTTAATGAGATAACACTGATTGATGTGTTGGGTACTGCCCCTGATATTGTCGGCGAGACGGTCGAGAACCTGTGCGAACAGGAGCGCCTGAACCGCGAGATTCATCGGCTGACCGTCCGGGAAAAATGGGTGCTCGAGATGCGCTTCGGCATTCCTAACGGCAGCCGCAAAACCCAGCGGGATATTGCTAAAATACTGGGTATATCCCGCAGCTATGTCAGCAGGATTGAGAAGCATGCCATTAACAAGCTGGGGAAGACACTGGCAGTGGATGAACAACCGCCTAAGTAATTGCATTGCCGGTTCATTCCAACAAAAACAACGACTAAAAGCCCTTTCACGTTTAATCGGGATAGGGCTTTTCTTCATTGGAGTTAATAAGGTTCCATTTTCAGGGGATAATGTCTCCTTATTCCGGTTCTGCAAAAGGAGTATTTTATGGTAATAAAAAAAGCCTGTTTGGGATTTGAATTGAGATTTTTCATGTTTGATTATTTCGGGTTGTTGTAGATACCATTGTTTCACGGTTTAATACAGCAGTTCAGGCAAATAATCCGGCCGGAGAAACTGTGAATTGTCATCACATGTCCAAGACCTCGGTAGGTGAGGTATTCCGGCTTGCAGAGGAAAACGCAATCAGCTACAACGATGTGGTGGACAAGCGACCGGAGGAAGTGTACCGGTTGCTGTTTCCGGAAAAGTGCGAAGCTGTCCCGATATTTGCAACACCGAATTATGAATATGCCCACAATGAACTGTCCCGAACAGGCGTAACGCTGAAGCTTCTCTGAAAAGAATACCGGGACAAATGCCAAACCGAAGGAACACTTCCAGTCGGCTACACCAAATTTACCCTTGGCTATGGCGAGTTTGTGAATGCCCGCCAACTGACCAGCCATCTTCTGCACAAACCTGGCGTAGTTACCGAAGTCGATTGGAGCGGCTCAAAAATGGCTGTTGTAGACCGCAACACCGGTGAAATCATCCCCGTATACCTGTTTGTGGCTACCTTGCCTTACAGCCAATATTCCTACATTGAGCCGTGCTTCAATATGAAGCGGGATACCTGGCTTCGCTGACACGTCCATATGTTTGCGTTCTGGGGCGGCGACGATCCGGATAGTTTGTAACAATCTGAAGACCGGCGTTGCCGTACCAGATCGCCCAGTGGTACTACGTCCGTAAAGCGAATCTTGACAGCCATGTTGTTCAAGAACAATCGCTATTCCTGCCCGTACCAGTATGTTGGAAAAGAAATTGATGTAAAAGTAACCGACACATTGGTGGAACTATACTACCGGCAGGAGAGAATCGCTACGCATCGGCGATTTGTAGACTATGTAACCAACCAATGGTCTACCCACCCGGAAGATATGCCGGATCAGTTTCAGCACTCACCATGGGATGATACCGGAATTCGCAACTGGGCGACATCCATTGGCAATTCCACCGCCAATGTGATCGAGCAGATATTTGTCAGTGAAGATTAAGGAGCAGGGCTACAATGCATGCCTGTCTGTACTCAGGCTGAGCAAAACGCATACAAATACACGGCTGGAAACGGCTTGTGAGCTGGCACTGCCCCAGTTTCGCTCGCCCCGTTACCGTCATTTGAAAGCCATTCTGGATGTGGCTCAGTACCACACGACTTTGCTTTACTCCTTGCAATCCGACCAAACCCGAGTTGAGGCATTTTCGACTTTTTGCGAGGAAAATCTTTGAAAAATTCCATAAAATAGCAGGATTTTTATCGAGGGTAGCGAAAAATATCTGAAATATTTAAATATACTAAATCAAATACATATGCTGTTTTTGTTAGTTTATATTCTTTTTTATTTAATTTATTTGCTCACCAGGAAGATGCTTGGTAATTCTGGTACTGTTGTTAACAAACAAAAACAAACATGCCCTTTATACTTTGTATTTGACATAATGTAATTATGACATATTCAACTAAAGTCAGGGTGGAGAGATGGAAGATATTCAAACAAGGGTACAGATCTTACTAAAAGCAGCAAGTCTCACGTGAAGCCGGAAAACGACGGAAGACAACAAGTTTTGTCGAATATGGCGCAGCGGCGGGAGCAGCGGCCCCCATCTTCCTTCTGTCGCCGCGAAAACGTCCCGGGCAAGGAAAAGGGGCAGGTGAAAGGAGGTGAGAAAAACAAGTTTTTTCAGATTATTGCGTTTATTAACGCGGAAAGGATGAAATTATGCTACTTATGCTACGAAACAGATCATTACTGTGTAAAATGTGTTGCTTGACTCCCGCTTTAGTTCTGGTATTCAGTGCGGCTTCGCCGACTTTTGCCGCCAGCCCTAATACCAGTCAAGTTGCCGGCCAAGTAGCCGACAGTGTAAAACAAAGCCAACCTCCTATTCAGCCCAAAAGCGACATCAGCATCGAGGTAAACGAACCACAACGGGAGAAACCTGCGCCGCCGGCAGGCCCTACAATTAAAGTCAGCGGCTTTCGTATTACCGGCCAGAGCATCTATAGCGAAGATGCATTGCAGGAGTTGCTTAAAGACGCGGTTGGCAAAGAACTTACTCTCGGCGAACTGCAAGATATTGCCGGGCGTACTGTTGCCCACTATTTCCGCAACCAGGGCTTTGTGGTGGCCACCGCCTATATTCCGGTTCAGGAAATAAGGGACGGCATAG contains:
- a CDS encoding Abi family protein — its product is MNPLKPPCTFKEQIEILKSRNLIIIDENYAEMILSRVNYYRLSAYGLGLHENNQYKENITFEIIYRLYEFDVRFRYLFLEVIEIIEVMFRTKIAYQMANKYGSECYLNDSLFQVKKYHDKFIEEFALEKYHQRNAAFVKHHEDKYGGKMPIWVAVELFSFGMLSRFYGNMKVDDQWKVAEHFKTSPVFIRSWLKCLVEVRNICAHYGRIYNRILSSEPRLYNEHKYIKKDRAFAVIIVIKRLLNDDSFRKSFVLNLNTLIEEFEDTIDLSYIGFPTEWGKMLGEYIESK
- a CDS encoding GH25 family lysozyme is translated as MKGIDVSYHNGMVDWQAVAAAGIEFAIVRSSYGLQSQNLMFVQNVAGAKAAGLRVGAYHYSYALTVSDAIQEAIHCQETIADAGVLLEMPVFFDMEDADGYKARKGFVFDRAVITEMCRAFICNIGLDCGVYASYWWLENYIDWRSIGCAVWNAQWGKNDDIKGYMWQYTDRLEIGGKYFDGNIKYE
- a CDS encoding helix-turn-helix domain-containing protein, which encodes MINNNFSAILGKRLLKITKIANDTGVSRTTLTNLYYKKSTGISFDVLEKLCAYLNCDVGDLFEHEADDKTKD
- a CDS encoding ORF6C domain-containing protein; the encoded protein is MTNGKYLMIAENLLSEVKEMKVDQEVFKAEVNDKLDDFKATLDSQVYLNSSQEAALNKAVKRRIRELLPDEADYKIQSKKMFQALWGNLKEVYQVAKYREIPRIHYESAMQYVEKWQPIRLAKPA
- a CDS encoding helix-turn-helix domain-containing protein; amino-acid sequence: MMPKIRLKNPQSFKVKILKHGYTQRALAIKAGTSIASLNALINGKRGIGAGIAKKISIALECDFDDIFLVCGDCESNQVVERG
- a CDS encoding DUF3102 domain-containing protein, translating into MNSPVPLDQLVLEIRFYSQQTALNMIEVGKRLLRAKEQVPHGEWGRWLSEKVDYTERSAQRFMKVAETFANTTHMSDLRPAQVYALLDAPEPIRQEILGNHNPKELTGKQIKELSRRLLQSETEIEIERKAREYAEEENSRLKQENQRLASRPAQVIEKEVVPPDYATLKSNNRQYEETVKRIIAEKEKLSKDLEVERDAARLSQKASQDNYDQRKEFEARADMISGRIALFIRDMAAFGYMGADYFRCSDYSRKKYEKAIERLEKLTRDLREQMHVLSIEGDTKIINAEVIEND
- a CDS encoding helix-turn-helix domain-containing protein, whose protein sequence is MKAEEFGKYIKDLRNEQKLTTRQLEKQSGVSNAYISQIENGKRIPTPTILQKLAPSLNITYKELMQAAGHLPLERKIETLTHEQYIALIKTLAEIALPHLQETEEFSTTEFYQKIFETLALTNGKVSPHQIEIIKSLISDIEILNENELVVHSNLSPIVAAATSSRELLPADISPEDIELIRKLKKLPPKKRKAIEILAETDDNTKEAD
- a CDS encoding arylamine N-acetyltransferase, whose translation is MKAPPWSASLVKHKERRGGFCYYYNKLLAEYLTRMVFFCF